A single genomic interval of Syngnathoides biaculeatus isolate LvHL_M chromosome 1, ASM1980259v1, whole genome shotgun sequence harbors:
- the nrm gene encoding nurim, with protein MASLTARECAMCTLSLLNFAFVFISGADFIRFVSFRAIYHNITGETTLCQDSVPWSEALQDPSVLKALSVDVALLAMFTVQHSLLAWPPVKQVCQSILGSLNRTAYCFTTALALQILMHYWQPVTSAPCLWSVRQAPWSVWFPLICFAVHFFCWAIIWTTLMMFDYSELLGIKQVYYKYLGIGEPLSHKSSQAQRFLSHFRHPVCLELVVVVWLLPALSLDRLVLALTMSVYLVLAHSLDKQDLAFLCEQLSGKVQLFSEPTLSLDSKEK; from the exons ATGGCGTCACTCACGGCCCGCGAATGTGCTATGTGCACCTTGTCCTTGCTTAACTTTGCCTTCGTTTTCATATCCGGTGCGGATTTTATCCGCTTTGTGTCATTTCGAGCCATTTATCATAACATCACCGGGGAGACGACACTCTGCCAAG ACTCCGTACCGTGGTCAGAGGCCCTGCAGGACCCTTCTGTCCTCAAGGCTCTGAGCGTGGATGTGGCTCTGCTGGCTATGTTCACCGTGCAGCACAGTCTGCTCGCATGGCCACCCGTCAAACAGGTCTGCCAGTCGATCTTGGGCTCCCTGAACAGGACGGCATACTGCTTCACAACTGCGCTGGCTCTCCAG ATCCTAATGCATTACTGGCAACCCGTGACTAGCGCCCCCTGTCTGTGGTCGGTGCGCCAAGCACCTTGGAGTGTCTGGTTCCCTCTCATCTGCTTCGCTGTGCACTTTTTCTGCTGGGCCATCATCTGGACCACCCTCATGATGTTCGACTACTCAGAACTGTTGGGTATTAAGCAG GTGTATTACAAGTATTTGGGCATAGGGGAGCCCCTGTCCCACAAGTCCTCCCAGGCCCAGCGCTTCCTCTCCCACTTCCGCCATCCAGTGTGCCTGGAGCTCGTCGTTGTGGTGTGGCTCCTGCCGGCTTTATCCCTGGACCGGCTGGTCCTGGCATTAACGATGTCAGTCTACCTGGTGCTGGCACACTCGCTGGACAAACAGGATTTAGCTTTCCTTTGCGAGCAGCTTAGCGGCAAGGTGCAACTCTTTAGCGAACCAACCCTCAGCCTGGACAGCAAAGAGAAGTGA